TTTGCCCGTCGGTACCCATTACCGACGAAGCGGGCGAATCGTCTGGCTTCAACCGGACTGGCGCTGCCGGACGTTTTCCAGCGCGGCCAGGCGCAGGCCGTCGCTGATGGTGGGATAGACGTGGATGGTCTGGGCCAGTTCGTGGACGCTAAGGCCGCAGCGCAGCGCCACGGTCGCTTCGTGGATGATGTCGGCAGCCCGCGGGGCAAGCAGTTCCACCCCCAGCAGTCGACCGGAGCCTGCCTCGGCGCAAAGGAGGATGCCGCCGCGTCGTCCCCCCATGACGTGAGCCTTGGCTACCATCGCGAGGTCGAGAAAGGTTTCGACTACCTCTTTGCCTTCTTCCCTGGCCTGCGCCGGGGAGAGCCCGACCCGGGCGAACTCGGGATCGGTGAAGACCGCCATCGGCGTGACCCGGTGATCGATGCGTCGGTGCGCTTCCGGATCAAGCATGTTCTCTACTGCCGCCTCCGCTTCACGGGCGCCGGCTGGAGCGATCAGCGGTGGGCCGGTGCAATCCCCCGCCGCCCAGATCCCTTTGGCGGAGGTGCACATCTCCTCGTCGACGGCGATGAAGCCGGAGCCGTTTACCTGCACGCCGGCCGCCTCCAGGCCGATTCCTTCGGTCGCCGGGGCGGTGCCGACGGCGAACATCAGGCGTTCGGCAGTGTAGCGTCTTTTCTCCCCGTTTACCATGGCAACCAGGCAGCTATTGTCACCGTCACGGGAAACCCGTTGCGACTCGACGTTGAACTCGATGCAGATACCTTCGTCGCGGAGGACTTCCTCGAATATTGAGGTCAGACGGGGGTCAAAGTCCTTGAGCAGGCGCTCGCCCCGTTCCAGAATCGTCACCTCGGTGCCAAAGCGCCGGAACATCTGTCCCATCTCCAGGGCGATGACTCCGCCGCCGATGATGATCAGGGAGCGGGGAAAGCAGTCGAGGTGGAGGGCCGAATAACTGGTCAGATAATTGACCTCCTCCAGCCCTGGCAGACG
The DNA window shown above is from Desulfuromonadales bacterium and carries:
- a CDS encoding NAD(P)/FAD-dependent oxidoreductase translates to MTARHDIVILGSGTTALAGAFKAAELGARVLMVEQSELGGTCVNWGCIPSKTLIAKAEARFEAVRNAPFGAGLAAGPPECRRLMAAKQAAVETVRRENYLSKLEQARGVEVRRGHGRFISPRELQVGADVLVANRFLLACGGIPRILRLPGLEEVNYLTSYSALHLDCFPRSLIIIGGGVIALEMGQMFRRFGTEVTILERGERLLKDFDPRLTSIFEEVLRDEGICIEFNVESQRVSRDGDNSCLVAMVNGEKRRYTAERLMFAVGTAPATEGIGLEAAGVQVNGSGFIAVDEEMCTSAKGIWAAGDCTGPPLIAPAGAREAEAAVENMLDPEAHRRIDHRVTPMAVFTDPEFARVGLSPAQAREEGKEVVETFLDLAMVAKAHVMGGRRGGILLCAEAGSGRLLGVELLAPRAADIIHEATVALRCGLSVHELAQTIHVYPTISDGLRLAALENVRQRQSG